Part of the Listeria innocua genome is shown below.
AGCTTCACGAACTAGTGGCGGCTTCGGACTTCCCCACTCGCCTTTACCATGATGAGACAACAGTACGTGTTTTAAGACAACTACTTCTTCTCCATCAATCGATAGCTCTTCAGCAATTTTACTTACTTCCTCAACGATGATAGAAATATGTCCAATCAAATTACCTTCAAGTGTATAAGTGGTCGAAACTGGTCCAGAGAGTTCAATTACTTTTCCTAAATCATGTAAAATAACGCCAGCATAAAGTAGGTCGCGATTAACTGTCGGATATAAATCAGCCACTGATTTAGCTAAACGCAACATGGAAACCACGTGGAAACTTAATCCCGAAACAAATTCATGGTGATGGCGCATCGCAGCTGGATAATCATAAAAATCATCCTGATATTTTTTTAGCAAAGCTCGCGTAATTCGTTGCAAGTTTGCATTTTTCATTTCGAAAATATACTGGGTTATTTCGTCAGCCATTTCATCTTTATTAATAGGCGCTGTCTCCATAAATTCACTAGCGCTAACGCCATCAAGTGGTGATGCTTGTCTGATTTGGCGAATTTTCAATTGCTTTCTTCCCCGATAATTTTGAATATCTCCCATAAGGTGAACAATTTGCTGCACCCCGTAATTAATTTCATCGCTTTCTTTTACATCCCAAAGTTTTGCTTCTAATTCACCTGATTTATCTTGTAAAACAAGGCTTAAAAATGGTTTTCCATTACTCGCCGTTCCTTTTACACTTGATTTAATCAGCAAGAATAACTCAACTGTTTCCCCAACTTCATAGTCTAATAATCTTTTTTCCATTGTATCGCCTTCTTTCTTTCTGTAGTAAGAAGTTTCTCCAACCATTATAGCACGCGTATGTCTTCACTGGAAAAAAATTTGCGAGTTTCTTGATGACATGTGAAAAAAATAACCTGATTTGTGCTCTTTCTTTTTTGAAGCAACTGCATCATTTGCACCATTCTAGCCGAGTCAAAATGAACAAAACCATCATCAATAATTATAGGTAATGGAAAATCTTTATGAATAACATCAATTAATGCAAAACGGATTGCCAAATACAGTTGTTCTTTTGTTGCTTGACTCAGTTCTTCTGGGAAAAATGAAATGACTTCTTTACTCTCGACTTGAATCCGGTTCTCTTGTAAGTACACTTTTGTATAATTCCCATTCGTTAAATGGTTGAAATAGTCAGTTGCTAAAGCTAATGTTTTTGGTAATTTTCCTTCTTGCAAACTCCGCATAGTTTCTTGAAGTATTTGAAGTGCTAGTTTAGTTTCTGTCCATTCCCGAGTCATTTGTTGCAATTTGCTTTTTTCTGAATAGAAGTCTTGCATGAGTGCAGCAAACGTTCCACCCTCTTCTAAAGTTGCTATCTCATGATTTTTTGCAGCCAATGAGGCATGAATATTTTCTTGTTCTAATTCTATTTTGCGCAGTTTTTCTTCTAGTTGAAGTTCTTTTTCTTTAATGACTTCTTGCGCTGAAAACTGACTTAATGCTAGTCGCTTATCTGGTTCGAGTTGCGCTTCTAGTAGAATTAAACGTTCGCGCCATTGCTGTTCTTGTTTTACTCGCATTGCTGCTACACGGAATTCGTCTTCATTATTTACTTTGGCTTGTTCTAATAAGTCCGCTTTTTCCTTTTTAACAAGTAGTAGATCTTGTTTTACTAAATTTAATTGCATTGTAACTTGTTCCATTTTTTCTGCGAGTTTGGCGTTTTCGGTCAAATTATTTCGGTAATATAGCAAACCTTGGCGTAAGAAAGATATTTTTTCTTCAATATTTGCCGATTCTATAGGTGCATCTAGTTTTTCTAATCTGAGCTGGTATGAGTGTTGTTTTTCTGCTAATGGTTCTAATTTCAATGTCAGTTCTGCAGCTAATTGATTTTTTTCGCTATGTTCTTTGTAGGTTTGAACTATAGCCTCCCAGTTTTCATCTGGAAGTTCATTAATCGCTAACGTATCAAATAAATGGTTTAGTTCTGATTGATAGTCGTATTGTGATTTGTTTATTCTGCTTTGTCGTTCTTCTAATTGTGCTATTTGTGAAGCAATAATGTCCATTTCGCTCAGTAATTGTTGCCATTCTTGCCTGATTTTTTGCTGTTCTAAAAACGCTAAAATTTGCTGATTGCTAGAAGGCGCGGGTGTTTTAGTAAGAACTAATAAATAAACAGATATAAGAGCCACTAGAAAAACAACAGCAACGCTCCAAATCGATTGAAAAATCACTAAAACTACTAAAGCCGCTAGAAAAATACCAACAGCTACAATCGATTTAGTTACGGGTGTTTTTTCTTTTGAATTTATTTTTTCTTTTTCTTGTTGGAATCTTTTATTATCCCACATATTTGTTTCTATTTTATCGATCTTTTGTTGCAATTTTTCTTCTGATTCTTGAGTAAGCTTTAATTCTAATTGAATATCATGCTGTTGTTGTTTGTTTATTTGCTCGAGTTCTTTTATTCGAAGTACTTTTTGATCTAGCTCTTTTGTCCATTTCATCGGTGTTTGTTTAGCATCTGTTTGATAGTACTTGATCTCTTTTTCTAAACTTTTTTGTTGTAATTCGCGCTCATTATAGGCGCCATAAGTTTCGATTAAATAGGTTATTTCTGCTTCGTTTTCAGCAAAAAAAGCAGTATGTTCAAAATTATTTTTGTTAATCAAGTTTTTTTGGCGTTCTTCTAATTGAATTAATTGATTTTGCCATTCTTTTTCTCTTAGTTGCAAATGTTCCAAACGGATAATACCATCTGGTGGAAAAGTAGCTTCGGTTAGAGGTACCGCTTTTTCGCTTAGTGCCTTCCATTCTTGGTAAATGGGCCATAAATCTAGCAAGGTATTTAGTGTATCTAGTTCGACACGAATAGCGGTTTTTTCTTCTTGTAATTCAGTTTGTCTTGCTCTTTCTTCTTCTTTTCCAACCAAAAGCAACTCATATTTTGCATTTTGTTTTTTGGCTTCTTGAAACGCTAATTGGCTATCTTTTACTTTTTTGAGTTGTTGATTGATTGCAGGATTTCTTCCGCTTGGTTTAAAAAGGGCTTCCAATTTTTTTTGTAATATTTCAGCCGTTTTTAAAAGTGCATCTGATCCTGTTGTACCTGTGGCAAGCAAATATCGCTCAAATTCTTTTTTCTTCCATTGATGAATATTTTGTAGTCCATGAATATCAAAAGAAAAAATAGCTTCAAACGTATTACGGTCGATTTCTCCAATAATTTCCGTTAATTTTTCTTCTCCAGCTACCTGGCCATCTCCGTAATAAATACGTACATCTCCAGTAGCTTTTCCTTTTAAACGTTCGACAATCACTTTACCCATAGGTGTATCCTCGAGCGTCAATCTCCCACCATAAGGTCCGCCGTTTTTAGGTTCCATACGTGGAATAGATTGTTGTCTAGTTGGGAAACCAAATAAAATACTATGTATAAAAGCCATAATAGTCGATTTTCCAGCTTCATTTTCTCCAAAAATAACTTGAAAATCCGAAATATGATTAAAATGAGCATCGGACCATTTGCCATAACCAACTATATCAATGGACGTTATTCTCATTTCTCATCACCTTCCACTTCTTTAAGCACCGTTCCTAGTTCTGTCAAAGCTGCGTCTAACATTAACTGCCGATCTTCTTCTGATAAATCGTCTAAATATCTACTCACACCACTTTCAAAATATAGAGCCTCCACAGTTTGATAAAAAGCTGATTCATCTTGTAACTTTTCGAAAGCTTGAGTTATTTCTTTACTCGCTAAATGCTGCTCATGCCAGTTCTTTAAATCGCTTTGGTTTGTCAGTTCTATTGTGAGTTTATGAACCCAAATAAAGGTGCTTCCCGTTAAGTCTGTTTCTTCTTGAAGCATTTGTAGCCAGTCAGTTGTATTTATTTTTTGTTTATTGGCCATTTGAACAATAACATGCAGAAAAAAGGAATTACTCTGACCTTGGTATGTAGCTAAAAGTTTTGTGATTTCCCGGTAAAAAGTATTGAGTTCGCTATTTTCAGGCAAGGTAATGATTACTTCTTCCCAAATAATAGGGCTGGTTGCTATGAAATCAATGGTCGTATTTGACGCCGATAATGTGACAATACTCGCTCCTTTTCCGCCTGACTCTTTGCGGTTTCGTCCTTGAATATTTCCCGGGTAATAAACGCTTGGGGATTCTGCTAATAATTGGCGTTTATGGATGTGTCCGAGCGCCCAGTAATCAAATCCTTTTTTAGTGATTTCCTGAATGCGAAATGGTGCGTAAACGTCATGGTCTTCACTGCTTGATAGTTCAGAACCATGTAAAAGCCCGATATGAAAATCTGCCTCTCCTTGTTTATTATATTCGTTTATACGACTAGCACGAATGTGACGTTCTCCGTAGCTAAAGCCATAAATATGAACAATTGCTCCATTCTTTGTTTCCATGGCAGCCATTTCAACTTGTTCTGAAAAAACATGAACATTTCCAGGTAATTGAAGTTTTTCCTTATGTTTCTCTATAAAATCATGATTTCCGTGAATAATGAATGCTTTTATCCCAGCTTGCTCTAATCGCTTCATTTCTTTTGAAAAACGAGCTTGAGCACGGACACTTTGATCCTCACTATCATAAATATCTCCTGCAATTAATACAAATTCCACCGCTTCTTTTATTGCTATCGTTATGATGCGTTCCAACGATTGAAATGTACTTTCTTGTACGGCAGAAAAAAGTGGTTGTGGCAATGTCGAAAGCCCAATGAAAGGACTATCCAGATGCAAATCTGCTATGTGTAAAAATTTGATTTCTTTCATGACTTTCGCCTCCTTAAAAAACCGAATATACGTTCTTATTATACCTTACTATCTCTTTACGTACAAGCATTTCAAATAAAAAAATGGTTCTACTATTTGCTAAATAAATAACAAATAATAGAACCACTTCGATTAATGAAAATTAGTCGTTTGCTACGTTATATAGGTCTTGTAATGGCGTCATAATAATGCGATTTAGATCATTAATAATTGTGCTCATTGCTTGCTCTTTTTCCATTAATTTAACGATTAGTTCATTTTCTTGAACTTCTTGTGCTACTTGTTGTGCAACATTTACTGTTTCGTCGTCAATTTCTTGACCAGTCATTTGTTTTTCTTGGATTGTTACTTGAACATCACGGAAACGTTCGAATTTTGCTTTTGCGTCCGCATTTTCGTTCACTTCACGGTATGCATCTTGTAAGCTTATGAATTCAGGTGTTTCACGAATTCCTTTGTCTAAATCATGTGCTACATCATAAATATTAACTGCCATTGATAAATCCTCCAAATATCTGTATTTGTCACTTCTGTTTCACTATAACAAAAAGTCGCATGTTATTCCAGTATAAAAGAACTAAATCCACATCGCGAGTATTCCTTGAATGATTCCGATAAATCCTCCTAAAATCCCGCCTAGATAGGTTATCATTTTTAATTCTCTACCGGAAATCTCTACAACAAGTTTTTCGATTTCAGGTAATGAAAAAGTCGCTATTTGTGTTTCGACAAGTTTTGCTAAGTCCATTCGCTCCACTATTTCTGCACTATGAGTCGCTACAAAATCAAGCATTCGCTCTACTGCAAAAGGAATCATTTTTTCTGTAATGGCGGATTCATAATTGCGTAGTATGCCTTGAATGGGTTGATTAAATAGTTTTTCGTGTGGAACAGCTTGAATAATTTCTGAAGTAAGCTGCCCTGCCAAATGTGCTTGTTTTTCTGTCGGGATAAGTTCTTGTAGCTCTTTTGCTTCAAAATTATGCCATTCAGTTGTTAGCAATTGGTTGATGATATTTTTAGTGTCTTCTTGGTTAATAAGTTTTAAGCCCTCTTG
Proteins encoded:
- the yhaM gene encoding 3'-5' exoribonuclease YhaM, which produces MEKRLLDYEVGETVELFLLIKSSVKGTASNGKPFLSLVLQDKSGELEAKLWDVKESDEINYGVQQIVHLMGDIQNYRGRKQLKIRQIRQASPLDGVSASEFMETAPINKDEMADEITQYIFEMKNANLQRITRALLKKYQDDFYDYPAAMRHHHEFVSGLSFHVVSMLRLAKSVADLYPTVNRDLLYAGVILHDLGKVIELSGPVSTTYTLEGNLIGHISIIVEEVSKIAEELSIDGEEVVVLKHVLLSHHGKGEWGSPKPPLVREAEILHQIDLMDASLNMMDKVLKHTKPGEFSERVFGLDNRSFYNPTFE
- a CDS encoding ATP-binding protein, with amino-acid sequence MRITSIDIVGYGKWSDAHFNHISDFQVIFGENEAGKSTIMAFIHSILFGFPTRQQSIPRMEPKNGGPYGGRLTLEDTPMGKVIVERLKGKATGDVRIYYGDGQVAGEEKLTEIIGEIDRNTFEAIFSFDIHGLQNIHQWKKKEFERYLLATGTTGSDALLKTAEILQKKLEALFKPSGRNPAINQQLKKVKDSQLAFQEAKKQNAKYELLLVGKEEERARQTELQEEKTAIRVELDTLNTLLDLWPIYQEWKALSEKAVPLTEATFPPDGIIRLEHLQLREKEWQNQLIQLEERQKNLINKNNFEHTAFFAENEAEITYLIETYGAYNERELQQKSLEKEIKYYQTDAKQTPMKWTKELDQKVLRIKELEQINKQQQHDIQLELKLTQESEEKLQQKIDKIETNMWDNKRFQQEKEKINSKEKTPVTKSIVAVGIFLAALVVLVIFQSIWSVAVVFLVALISVYLLVLTKTPAPSSNQQILAFLEQQKIRQEWQQLLSEMDIIASQIAQLEERQSRINKSQYDYQSELNHLFDTLAINELPDENWEAIVQTYKEHSEKNQLAAELTLKLEPLAEKQHSYQLRLEKLDAPIESANIEEKISFLRQGLLYYRNNLTENAKLAEKMEQVTMQLNLVKQDLLLVKKEKADLLEQAKVNNEDEFRVAAMRVKQEQQWRERLILLEAQLEPDKRLALSQFSAQEVIKEKELQLEEKLRKIELEQENIHASLAAKNHEIATLEEGGTFAALMQDFYSEKSKLQQMTREWTETKLALQILQETMRSLQEGKLPKTLALATDYFNHLTNGNYTKVYLQENRIQVESKEVISFFPEELSQATKEQLYLAIRFALIDVIHKDFPLPIIIDDGFVHFDSARMVQMMQLLQKRKSTNQVIFFTCHQETRKFFSSEDIRVL
- a CDS encoding metallophosphoesterase family protein, encoding MKEIKFLHIADLHLDSPFIGLSTLPQPLFSAVQESTFQSLERIITIAIKEAVEFVLIAGDIYDSEDQSVRAQARFSKEMKRLEQAGIKAFIIHGNHDFIEKHKEKLQLPGNVHVFSEQVEMAAMETKNGAIVHIYGFSYGERHIRASRINEYNKQGEADFHIGLLHGSELSSSEDHDVYAPFRIQEITKKGFDYWALGHIHKRQLLAESPSVYYPGNIQGRNRKESGGKGASIVTLSASNTTIDFIATSPIIWEEVIITLPENSELNTFYREITKLLATYQGQSNSFFLHVIVQMANKQKINTTDWLQMLQEETDLTGSTFIWVHKLTIELTNQSDLKNWHEQHLASKEITQAFEKLQDESAFYQTVEALYFESGVSRYLDDLSEEDRQLMLDAALTELGTVLKEVEGDEK
- a CDS encoding YlbF/YmcA family competence regulator, with the protein product MAVNIYDVAHDLDKGIRETPEFISLQDAYREVNENADAKAKFERFRDVQVTIQEKQMTGQEIDDETVNVAQQVAQEVQENELIVKLMEKEQAMSTIINDLNRIIMTPLQDLYNVAND